The Fodinibius salinus nucleotide sequence CCCTACCCAATTAATCTGCCCAAGTTATTTTATATTCGTCTTTCTGAAGAGCAAACGATCGTAGAGCGTGATTCCACCGGACAGTATATAAGTTATCGTTTACTGTTTGGGCTGCCGGTAGCCCAGCCGTATGTAATGGACTTCAAAGAGTATAAGAATCGAAGCCGAAGTAATGCTCTCCAGGACAACTGGGATCAACTTATTCGGGAACAGCAAACCTCGGAAACTGACCGAACGGGTTTGCTCGATTTTAAACTGGATTTACCGGCCGCCGAAGAATCTGCCTTTTCTACTATATTTGGCAAGCCCGAGGTAAACCTGAGCATTAACGGTACAGCTAATATGAATGTGGGGGCAACGATACAAAAGACTGAGAATACCGAAATTCCTGAGGACCAGCGTACACAGGTAGATCCTACCTTTGAGCAAAGTTTAAAGTTAAATATACAAGGGACAATCGGTGATAAGTTGTCGATACAAACCGATTGGGATACTGAGCGTGATTTCGACTTTATGAATCGCCTGAATATTGTGTATGACGGTTATGACGATGAAATCCTGCAACGTCTGGAATTGGGTAACGTATCAATGCAAACAGGCAATTCACTGGTTAGGGGTGGGAGTGCACTTTTTGGAGTAAAATCAGTAGCTCAAATAGGTTCGCTGGAGCTAACATCGGTGCTTTCGCAACAGGAGGGAGAAGGGAAGACGGAAACTATTACCGGCGGTGCACAGGAGAAAAATATTTCAATTCGTCCCGGTGATTATGAATCAGACCGTCACTTCTTTCTTGACTTTTTTACACGCCAGCAATTTGAGGAAAATGTATCTGATCCTCAGCAAACAGGTCAGGCCCTGCAGCTTACAGAAGTGAATGTTTGGGCACTTCGGGAATCATCCCAATCGGTAGAAGGAGAGCGCCAGGCTATTGCACTTGGTGGGCTGGGAGTTTCTCAAAATCCCGATAGTACCTACAATAGGCCCAACGAGAACAATGACAACATTAGTGAGCCTGTACTCGATCAGTTTCGGGACCCTTCGCTGGGAGCTTCGGCTTCAGACTTTGGCGTAAATCCGTCACAGTTTGTAGAAGGATATTTTGTGCCTTTGCAAGAAGGTGTTGATTATTCCCTACGCCCCAATTTGGGATATATTTCCCTGAAAAGGAATCTTGGTTCTCGGCAGGCATTAGCCATATCGTTCAAATATCGCAATCCCCAGACTGGTCAGTCAATTAGTGTAGGTGATGTGAGCCCGGGAGGTGGTAACCGAATTTATTTAAAGCTAATTCGCCCGCAGACGGTTACGACAAGTAATCAATTGTGGGATCTTATGATGAAAAATGTCTATTCCATGGGCGTTTCCAATATCACGCAGGATGGACTGGAATTTGATATCAAGTATACTGAGCAAAACGTGCCCAGCAGTTCGTTGCCCGGTCGTAATACCGTCTTGCTGCAGGATTTGGGACTCGATCGTGTAGACCAGCAGGGTTCGTTAAGCCCCGATAATAATCTCGATTTTAGTACGACGGTATTAAACCCCGCCGCGGGACTCATAGTATTTCCGTATTTACAACCGTTTGGAGACCGGATTGAAGAACTGCTAGCCCAGGCTGGGGCGGGCAGTGAAGAAATTTTTTCACTTTCGTTTACAGAACTATATAACGAGAAAAAGGTAAATGCTAACCAAGAGTCAAAAAACAACTTTTACTTAATGGAGGGGACCTCCAAAGGCAGTGTCTCATCAAGCTATTCGCTAGGGTACTCACTAGTAGAGGGATCAGTCACGGTGCTGGCGAATGGACGCGAGCTACAAGAGGGTACCGATTATGCTGTTGATTATTCTATTGGTAGCATTACGATTCTAAATGATCAGTATTTGAAGAAGGGGCAAGAGATAAAAATTGAGTACGAAAACAATCAGCTTACTCAAATTGGGCAAAAGAGTTTTACAGGGGTACGAGCTGAGTATCAGTTCAGTGATAATATTACCTTGGGCAGTACTTATTTTCGACTCAAAGAGAAGCCGCTGCAAGATAAAATCCGAATCGGCGATGAACCCATCAATAATTCTGTAATTGGTTTTGATGCTAATGCCCAATTCGATACGCCGTGGCTTACACGCTTGGTTGATAAAGTTCCGCTGCTTCAGACAAAGGCACGGTCGAGTATGTCATTTAGCGGTGAATTTGCTCGGCTAAAGCCTGGAATTTCGCAGACAGGTGCAGTAGAAGATGCAATTGAACAAAATCGCTTGTTTGAAGATGAAGAAAATGGACTTTCATTTATTGATGATTTTGAAGGATCCGACATTGGATTAAGCTTTCTAAGTCCATCACGATGGTCTTTGGCTGCTGCGCCTGCGGCCGTTCCCGGCTATGCCCCTGATGCCATGTATTTTGATGATAACCCGCCTCAAAATCCAATGACAAGTATTGCTGATAAAGCAGCAAGGTCGGACTTACGCAGTCAATTTGCGTGGTATACCATCCCACAAAATATTGATCAGATTTTGGGAGGCGTAGAATTTACTCCCGAATCAGAGCCGGTGCAGGTAACAGAGGTATTTCCGAATCGTGATGTTCTTACAGAAGAAAACTTTATTAACACACTGGATGTCCATTACAACCCTACTGAGCGTGGCCCCTACAACTATAATAACAATTTGCGAACACTACTTGAGGATGAACCGGAACGTACCTGGGGCGGAATGACGACAACGCTTCCTTCTGGACAAGAAGATTTAACTCAAAATAACATCGAGTTTTTAGAATTTTGGGTGCAGTCGGTACTGCCGGGAGGAAAGGTCCCTACAGCAAAGGATCTGCAAGACTATGACGGTAAAATTTATATTGATGTGGGAGTTGTTTCGGAAGATGTGGTACCAAATTTTAAGACGAATACCGAGGATGGATTAGTCCGCAGACCTGATGACCTCCAACGGGATAATATTGGCGTGGATTCACGGTCTTATTTGCCCATACCACCACCGGCACCCGAAGGGCAATTTTCTAATGAGACACAGTTACAGGCTGATGTAGGACTTGACGGAGCACCCAATACCAATGGTATTGATAATAAAAACGAGCAAAACTTATTCTCCGATTTCATTAATGTGATCAAGTCCCAGTACGGCAACGCCAGTACTATGGCCAGTGATGTACAGAATGATCCCTCGAATGATGACTATACGTATTATGGGGAAAGTGAAGTTGAGGGACGCCCTTTACACCAGCGCTTCCATCGTATGTACGGCTATCATGAAGGTAACTCTCCGTCAAACAGCGGCGAAAAGCGAGCAGTAACGAATGAACCGGATACCGAGGGATTAATTACGCAATCCATTGTAGAACAAAATAATGCTTACTTTCAATATGAGATTGACTGGAACCCTGCCAACCTAGATAACATAAATCCGGGCAGTGACAGTACGTTTGTTGTTGATATGGTGGATAGCCCCAACCAGGAGGATCGGTGGTTTCAGGTACGCGTACCACTAAAAGAATGGGCACGGAAAGTCGGAGGAATCGAAAATTTTCAAAATATTTCGTATATCCGTGTGTGGTTATCGGGTTATGAAAAGCCTTTCACACTTCGTTTTGCAACTTTTGAACTCGTGGGCAGTCAATGGCGACCGGCAGAAAACGTAGATAAAGAACAGGGCACAATGCAGGGTGAATTTAATATCTCATCTGTCAATATAGAGGAAAACAGCCAGCGACAGCCCATCCCATACCGCAAACCGGAAGGTGCCGTACGTGCCACTGATCGAGGGCGACAGCGCCAGACTGTACAAAATGAGCAGTCTATTGTAATGAACCTGCAAAATTTAGCTGGGGGAGAGTTGAAAATGATGAAGCGTGTTTATCCCGGTGGATTAAATATGATCAATTATTCGAATGTACGAATGTTCGTACACGGTGAGGGGTATGATAATCGGAGTGATGCCGAGCTGGTTATGCGTTTCGGTACGGATCTTACAAATAATTACTATGAATACCGCCAGCCTATTACACCTACCGACGAAAAATTCCCGTTCAGTAATAAATTGACCAGCGAATTAGATGATCCAACCCGCCTCACCGAAGCCGAGGAGGTGTGGTTATATGACGAAAACAGTATGAATATTCTGCTTCGGGCTTTTAACGAGCTTAAACAGCTACGCGATCAGCAGGGGGGAGATCCAAGTACAAAATTTGAGCGCAGTGATCTCCTGGAAAATGCACCGTCCGGTACCCGTATTGCCGTAAAAGGGAATCCCTCGCTGGACAGAGTTGGGGAGATTGGAATGGGAATTCATAATCCGTTTGATCCCCAGAATCCTTCGGAAGGGGGTGTTTCATCATTAAGCGGCCAGTTTTGGTTTAATGAACTACGAGTGTCGGGCTATGATAATCAATCAGGATGGGCTGCTACGGCGAAAGGTAATATCGAATTTGCTGACTTTGCCTCTGTTAGTGCAAATGTTAACCGTGAGACGGATGGTTTTGGTTCCCTTGATTCTGGATTGGGACAACGCCGAATGTCTGATCTTTTTGCTTATGATGTGAATACTACGCTGAATCTACACAAATTTATTCCCGAACGGTATGGATGGAATATCCCTGTTACATTATCGACGCGTCAGTCCTCCTCAACGCCGCGATATTTGCCCAATCAGGGTGATGTGCGACTGTCGGAATTTAAGAGTGCTGTCCATGCGCGGGATGATATTGATGAGGAACAGAAAGACCAAATTATTGACCAGCGGATTAGGCAAAGTCAGACTGTGAGTGAGAGTTATTCTATTAATGTTTCGAATGTATCAAAGTCGGGCTCCAATTCTACATTGGCACAATATACGTTAGATAAAACAACCCTTAACTATGTATATAATACGACCGAGCGTCGTAATCCCGAATATTCTATGCAGGATAACTGGAATTACAGCGGGTCACTGCGATACGATGTTAATTTCCAGAATACGCTGTTGTTTCGCCCTTTAGGGTTTTTAGGTAATATTCCAATTTTACACCCACTGGCAGGACTTCAACTTGGGTATACCCCGGCATCCATCAACGCATCGGTGGGTATAGACCGGGAGTATGACGAGCGGTTGCGTCGATTTACAGCCGGAGAGGAAGCTACGCTACAGCAATCACATAGTTTTACCTATAATACCGAGTTTGGCTTTGGTTATAATTTAACCCCATCCATTAAAACTACCTTTCGCAGTCGTTCCGTTTTTGACCTTTCTCAAGCAGGAGTCACCGGTGATACGCCCGGCAATCCAATGGCCGACAGTACCGAGTTTAGAGTACAACCTTCATTTGATGTGCTCAGAGATGTAGCTTTTGATACGGTTTCTGCCCGCCGCAGTAATTATCAGGAAGCCTATACCGCGAGTTGGCAGCCCCGTCTTAATACGATTGATGCCGTTAGCTGGGTCAATTATTCGGCTAACTACAGCGGTGGATACCAGTGGCGTAACAGTCCGCGGGGATCGCAGCTGGGGGCAACAGTTTCAAATAATTTTAGTTTAAATCAGACACTTGATTTTGATCTCCGCAGTTTGTTAAACCGGATGGATTGGTATAGCAACTTACAAAATGAAGAAACTGACTCACGCCCTTCATCCGCTCCACAGGATACAACGTCGGGCTATTCCGAAGAGCAGCTGGGAGAAGATTTGGCCAATATAGGCAAGAAAAGTTTAGCTGCTATATTGAGTCTGCAATCTCTGGATGTGTCTTTCAATATTTCCAAAAGTGCATTACAGAACGGTTATTCCGGTGGTTCTACTTTATTTGATATGTTTAATTCAAGCCCCGGTGATTTTTCTCCCCCTTTTTCTTACCGTACTGGTGTTACGGATAATATCGGGCGAAGTCGCCTTATTGATAATCCCAACGATAATACCAGCTTGCAGTTGCCATCTAATCGTAATCTTACCGACGATATTACTGTGGGTGCACGCTTTGCACCTTTTGATAATTTTACAATTGATCTAACCTGGAATACCGAATGGAAACGAAATCGTACCAAATCAATTACCATTGATCCCAATCAAAGTATCAGCTCGGTGAGTAACCAGAATGGGATGATAGGTTCCAGCGTATGGGCTTTTGGCGGGGGATATTCCAGTCTTTTCCGCGAGCAGCTCAGTACGGCCTTTGAGGATATTAACAACGGAAGTACGGTGATTAACGATAGCCAGGGAAATAATGATGGAGAATCTGTACTGGGACGCAAGACATTGCAGAATGATTTCCGAAGAGCTTATTTAGGAGCTGGAAAAGGAGCTATTGGCAATCGTAGTTTTACGCCTTTTCCTATGCCCAACTGGCGCATTACATGGACGGGCATAGAATCTTTCTTCCCCTTGATAGGTGATGCTATGTCCCGTGCATCCATCACCCATAATTACAAAGGTCAGTACCGCTTGGGATGGGTTTTTAATTCGGATACCAGCTTGCTGCCTGATTTCTCGGTGGGCGCTTATTCTGTTTCAAATCCTCGGCCCGAATTTGATCCTAACAGCATCAGCGTAGAAAAGAAATTTAGTCCGCTACTGGGATTGAATATTACATGGAATTCGGGATTTCGGACCAATTTTCAGTACGAATACAGCCAAATTACAAGTCTGGCACTGTCGAACTCAACTGTAATTGAGCGATTGTCGAAAGGTATAAAGCTCTCTTTTGCTTATACACTTCGTGATTTTAAGATTCCACTTTTTCCCCGAGTGCGCAATGCTATTGATATCACTATTAACGGCAGTTTGCTTGAAGATAAGGAGACAAAATACGAACTTGATTCCGATCTCGGAAAAGCGTTGAGTGCTGGTCCCAGCGTTATCAAAAAAGATGTATCGAATGCTGATTTCTCGGGTACGACTACTGGAGGACAAAAACGTATTAACGGATCTGCAATTATTGGATATCAGTTTTCGCAAACGGTCAAAGCCAATTTTGAGTATAACTACAACCGCTTAATACCCAAAACATCGGGTGTTTTTGGTCGTACCGATCACGACATTCGGTTTAATATTGTAGTCTCTATTCGATCTAATTAGTGCCGTTATCTTTTGAATTTCGGTATCCCACCCAACCGATGCCGAGTGCCGAAAATATAAGCATCAGAATGGGGAGCCAGTCTCCAAAACGTGCATAAAGGGTTTGGGTATTTAGTACAGGAACCTGGTAGTTAAAAGCCGTTTGTTCCCAATAGGGTGTTTCTTTTTTGATAGATCCATTGGGAGCAATAATGCCCGAAATACCATTATTGGCACTACGCACTACCCAACGTCCAAACTCTATGGCTCGCAGCCGGGCATAAGCATAATGCTGTTCATGTCCGCTAGTATTACCCCACCAGCCGTCATTGGTGATAATAGTAAGATAGCCTGCTCCATCATTAACGTATTTTCGTACCCAGCTTGGATAAACCGAATCGTAACAAATAAGTGCGGGTGTTTGGGTATTTCCAACTGAAAACTGATTGGCTTGGTGTCCTTTACCGTATCCCTGGTTTTGGTTCCAGCTGATCCAGTTGAAAACATCAGCCGCATTTAAAAAGTGTATAAAGGGAACCCGCTCTACAATAGGTACCAAATTATGCTTGCGATACACGTCGATGGATGAGTCGCCCAGGGAGGCAGTATCAGAATGAAAGCCCAATGCTGCGTTGAACGGTAAGTATGCTCCGCGGTTGGATTTGTAGGGTAGAGATGGGGTTTCATCTGAATCATAGTATTCATAATAAGTAGCGCCGGCGATGAATGTAGTATTCCATTCCCGGGCCTTTTGTTTGAGCAGTTGTTTAGTGCTATTGGAGCCCTTGCTGATATTTCTGCGGTTATAGATAGATGATTGAATAGCATTTTCGGGCCAAACGATGAGGTCCGTTTTCGACGTGCGTACCGAATCGGAAAGCTGTAGCAAGTGTTGGTTCGCCTTTTGGGGTGAATCCAGCCCTCCATACTGCAAATAGGAATCAAAATTTGGCTGTACAACGACGACTTCTTGTGTGTTTACTACTTTTTTGGTCGGATTTATTGATCCACTTACCAGCGACCAGAGGGGGAATGCAAAAAGAACGCATACCAACGTTATTTTCAATGATCGGCTTGGTTTTTTAATGATTCGATAAGCTAATGCGCTGCTAAAGAGCACCCAGAAAGAGATTCCCCAGAAACCGGTAACCGAAATATATTGTACCAGCTGAGGCACGTTGGACCATGCATTAGCTATGGTAAGCCAAGGCCAGGCCAGATCCCACTGGTGATGCAGGTATTCAAAGCTGAGCCAAAAAGCAGTTTGAAAAAGGGCGATCAGCCAGCCGGGTAGTTTTAGTTCTTGTACTTTGTATTGCCCCATTACCGGCAGTGTCATAACTACAGCATTTGCCAGTATGGCCGCTACCCCTCCTGCCACGGTAGCCATGACCAGCCAGTAGGTGGTGATAATATTCCATATCAGAAATGCAGGATACGTCCAGTAGGCAGCGGCGCGGGCGGAATCGGCAAGATCAGTAATGCGGAAAATAAGAACAAAGGCCGGGAAGACCAGAAAAGGCAGGGGTATAGGGGGCCAGCTTAGTCCCAATAGCAATCCCGCAGACAATGTTAAAGCCCATTTGTTATCCCAAAAAGCAGATAGTTTATTCATTCGCTGTAATCTTTTGGAGCAATTACAATAGCAATTTCGCCTTTAATCTCATCCCTCAGAGCAAAGGTATCGGCCACAGATTTTAGAGAGCCACGGACGACTTCCTCAAATTTTTTCGTCAGCTCACGGCAAACAGCAGCCATACGTCGGTCGCCCATATACTTGCGCAACTCTTCCAGCAGTTTGTGCAGTCGATAGGGACTTTCATAGAGTACGACTGACCGATCTTCTTCAGCCAGTTTTTTAAGTCGTTTTTGGCGCCCCTTTTTTTGAGGCAGGAATCCCTCATATACATATTTTTCACAGGGCAGTCCGCTGGCAACTAAGGCTGTTGTGGCAGCATCAGGGCCGGGAATAACAGAAACGGAATGTCCTGCCTGGTGAGCAGCGCGCACTGCCAGAAAGCCCGGATCTGAAATGCCCGGCATGCCTGCATCGGAGATCAGGGCCACTGGTTGCCGCCCATCCAGCATATTGATAAGATGTTCCACTTTTTGGTGTTCGTTATGCTGGTGAAAGGCAAAAGTTTTAGTATCAATGCCCAGATGGTTAAGTAGTATACCCGATGTTCGAGTATCTTCACAGCCAATGGCCGCGACGGATTCCAGCACCTCTTGTGCACGGGAAGAAATATCATCCAGATTCCCAATGGGTGTTGCTACGATATAGAGCGTACTCAAAATTTCTTAGTTTTGAATGACTGTTTGATTTCAACTAAACCTCACAAAAACTAATAAAAATGAAGCAACTATTTGGGTTAATTATTCGTTTCTAATAATCTGAAATTGCGCTTTTAAAAGCGTATCTTTAGTAGCCTTGAAAGCAGATAGCTGGTATCAAGTATATTCTGTCAATTATTCTAAAAACAAACCATAAAATCCTACTATTTCATGGCTGATTTTACACCATCCGGTATTAATCACATGACCATCCGCGTGAATGATATTGAACGTGCTGAAGAGTTTTATGGCGATGTCTTGGGGTTTGACCTGATTCGAAAAATGGGAAAAAGTATGTCGGTGTATCAAATTGGAGATGAAGATACGCTAGTACTTGTGGAGGCGGAAACCAGTTATGATACCTCATCAAGTGATTATCGGGTAGATCATTTTGGGTTTTATCTGGATTCAGAAGAAGAAGTCGATGAAATGGCCGAATATTTGCGCGATCAGGAGGTAACAATTTTAAGCGGTCCTGCCAATCGAAAGCGCGGACGGTTTGTGTTTATCTCGGATCCTGATGGCAATATGATTGAACTTTTTTATGAAGAGGATGAAGAATAGCAGATGGTCATATTTTTATAGTCGGACTGACACTCTGAAGTTTAGTTAGCCGACAGGTTTATTTGTCGGCAACTTTGTCACGAGATACCCCCTCATTTTTTGATGGCATGCTATTTGCATTTCAAGATAAACAAGAATGACAGTATTTAACCTTTAGATTGATAACATGAGCGAATCGAAGAAAGAAGTTTCTGAACAAGAAGCGGCTGAAATTGAAGAGCAGGAACAAGAAGTATCTGAGGAACAGTCGGAAGAAGAATTACCGTATCAGAATTTTAATGAAGATGAGCTGCGGGAAATGCTTGTTGCCCGTGAGGAAGAGCTTTCTGAACTGGAACAAGAAGTGAACGAGTTAAAAGACGATCGATTGCGCAAAGTAGCAGAGCTTGAAAACTATAGAAAGCGTGTAAAGCGAGAGCGTTCCCAGGTGTATGAGACAGCTAAAGCCAGAGCGCTCGAAGATTTTTTGGAAATCAATGATGACATCCAGCGAACATTAGGTGCGGCTGAAGAGCTTGATGTGAATGAGACCTTTTTTGATGGGGTACAGATGGTAGCCAAAAAACTTCAGGAAATTTTGCGAAAGAATGATGTGCAGCGCATTGATCAAGAGGGGGTTCCTTTTGATGTAGATTTGCATGATGCTATGATGCGCCGCAAGCCCGAAGATGACAGCATTGAAAGTGATATAGTTTTAAATGTCGTGGAAAGCGGTTATCGTATGGGAGATCGTACTATTCGTCATGCCAAAGTAATTGTAAGTGAATAATTAAGTTTTAAGAAAATCTAATTCATGTCTAAACGCGATTATTACGAAGTATTAGGTGTTAGCAAAAATGCATCTGAATCGGAAATCAAAAAAGCCTATCGTAAGAAGGCCATGAAGTTTCACCCGGATCGCAATGAGGAAGATCCGGAGGCCGAGAAGAAATTTAAGGAGGCTTCAGAGGCATACGAAGTTCTTAGTGATGAGCAAAAGCGTCAGCGTTATGATCAGTTTGGTCACCGAGGAGTTAATAACGGTGCCAATGGTTTTGGCGGTCGCGGCGGTGCAGGCTTTGATAATTTTGAGGATATCTTTAGTCAATTTAGCGATATATTTGGCAGTGAATTTGGCGGGGGTGGCCGTTCTCGGCGGCGTCGATCGTCAGGGCGGAAAGGTTCCGATATGAAACTGCGTATTGACCTGGAGCTTGAGGAAATTGCTTTTGGCACTGAGAAGAAGCTGAAGGTAAAGAAGTATATTACTTGTGATGAATGCGATGGCACCGGGGCCGAGACGAAAAACGATTTTGAGACCTGCAGTACCTGTAGCGGTACCGGTGAAGTTCGCCAAGTGCGTAAAACGATGTTGGGACAGATGGTGAATGTACAGCCTTGTCCCGAATGTAATGGTGAAGGGCGCATTATCCGTAATAAGTGTTCAAAGTGTAGCGGCGAAGGGCGTTACAAAGGGAAAGAAACCGTGAAGGTGAACGTGCCTTCCGGTGTATCAGAAGGAAATTATATTACGCTTCGCGGTAAGGGGAACGCCGGCAAACGCGGCGGTGAGGCTGGTGCTCTCGTTGTCCTGATTGAAGAGAAAGAGCATGAGCACTTTGAGCGTGATGGCAATGATATTTATTACGATCTGGTACTCAGCGTGCCTGATGCTATTCTGGGAACCGAAGTAAAAGTGCCTACGCTTAAAGGTAAGGCAAAAATAAAGGTTGAAGAAGGAGTGCAGCCAGGTAAATTGTTGCGAATGAGTGACAAGGGTATTCATGGCTTAAAACGGTCGGGTATCGGCGACCAGTATGTGCGGGTAAACGTATATATTCCTGATGATCTGGATGAGGAAGAGCGCAAGCACATCGAATCGCTTCGGGGCAGTGAACGGTTTAATGCCTCCAATAAAGAAGATGATGGCAAGGGCTTCTTCTCTAAAATTAGGGATGTATTTGCTTAAAAGGCATACATTTGAGTGGAAAGTATTTAGTATTAAAGTCTTTTATGCTTCACTTGCCATTATGATTGTGGCCTTGGTATAGTATAGAGTTATCATAACTTTATACTTTCTACTAAGGCTTCAACCATTCGTCAAAAACTCTGGCAAATCGTTTGGGAGATTCCGGATCCATATTGAAATAAAGGGACGGCTCGATGAGTTCCAGCTCCATCAAAGCAAATGTATTTTGGTCGGTACGCACATAATCGGCGCGCGTATATAGGGGCAGGGGCGAAATGTTATTACGTGTTTTTTGGGCTGTTGCAAGCAACTTCTTTTCAGGTTCTACCGGTGTAAGTTTTCCCCCATGTTCTTC carries:
- the sprA gene encoding cell surface protein SprA; protein product: MGVGGLSVGVVQAQDTTDIAFPTATDSLPRLERPSTISYPYPINLPKLFYIRLSEEQTIVERDSTGQYISYRLLFGLPVAQPYVMDFKEYKNRSRSNALQDNWDQLIREQQTSETDRTGLLDFKLDLPAAEESAFSTIFGKPEVNLSINGTANMNVGATIQKTENTEIPEDQRTQVDPTFEQSLKLNIQGTIGDKLSIQTDWDTERDFDFMNRLNIVYDGYDDEILQRLELGNVSMQTGNSLVRGGSALFGVKSVAQIGSLELTSVLSQQEGEGKTETITGGAQEKNISIRPGDYESDRHFFLDFFTRQQFEENVSDPQQTGQALQLTEVNVWALRESSQSVEGERQAIALGGLGVSQNPDSTYNRPNENNDNISEPVLDQFRDPSLGASASDFGVNPSQFVEGYFVPLQEGVDYSLRPNLGYISLKRNLGSRQALAISFKYRNPQTGQSISVGDVSPGGGNRIYLKLIRPQTVTTSNQLWDLMMKNVYSMGVSNITQDGLEFDIKYTEQNVPSSSLPGRNTVLLQDLGLDRVDQQGSLSPDNNLDFSTTVLNPAAGLIVFPYLQPFGDRIEELLAQAGAGSEEIFSLSFTELYNEKKVNANQESKNNFYLMEGTSKGSVSSSYSLGYSLVEGSVTVLANGRELQEGTDYAVDYSIGSITILNDQYLKKGQEIKIEYENNQLTQIGQKSFTGVRAEYQFSDNITLGSTYFRLKEKPLQDKIRIGDEPINNSVIGFDANAQFDTPWLTRLVDKVPLLQTKARSSMSFSGEFARLKPGISQTGAVEDAIEQNRLFEDEENGLSFIDDFEGSDIGLSFLSPSRWSLAAAPAAVPGYAPDAMYFDDNPPQNPMTSIADKAARSDLRSQFAWYTIPQNIDQILGGVEFTPESEPVQVTEVFPNRDVLTEENFINTLDVHYNPTERGPYNYNNNLRTLLEDEPERTWGGMTTTLPSGQEDLTQNNIEFLEFWVQSVLPGGKVPTAKDLQDYDGKIYIDVGVVSEDVVPNFKTNTEDGLVRRPDDLQRDNIGVDSRSYLPIPPPAPEGQFSNETQLQADVGLDGAPNTNGIDNKNEQNLFSDFINVIKSQYGNASTMASDVQNDPSNDDYTYYGESEVEGRPLHQRFHRMYGYHEGNSPSNSGEKRAVTNEPDTEGLITQSIVEQNNAYFQYEIDWNPANLDNINPGSDSTFVVDMVDSPNQEDRWFQVRVPLKEWARKVGGIENFQNISYIRVWLSGYEKPFTLRFATFELVGSQWRPAENVDKEQGTMQGEFNISSVNIEENSQRQPIPYRKPEGAVRATDRGRQRQTVQNEQSIVMNLQNLAGGELKMMKRVYPGGLNMINYSNVRMFVHGEGYDNRSDAELVMRFGTDLTNNYYEYRQPITPTDEKFPFSNKLTSELDDPTRLTEAEEVWLYDENSMNILLRAFNELKQLRDQQGGDPSTKFERSDLLENAPSGTRIAVKGNPSLDRVGEIGMGIHNPFDPQNPSEGGVSSLSGQFWFNELRVSGYDNQSGWAATAKGNIEFADFASVSANVNRETDGFGSLDSGLGQRRMSDLFAYDVNTTLNLHKFIPERYGWNIPVTLSTRQSSSTPRYLPNQGDVRLSEFKSAVHARDDIDEEQKDQIIDQRIRQSQTVSESYSINVSNVSKSGSNSTLAQYTLDKTTLNYVYNTTERRNPEYSMQDNWNYSGSLRYDVNFQNTLLFRPLGFLGNIPILHPLAGLQLGYTPASINASVGIDREYDERLRRFTAGEEATLQQSHSFTYNTEFGFGYNLTPSIKTTFRSRSVFDLSQAGVTGDTPGNPMADSTEFRVQPSFDVLRDVAFDTVSARRSNYQEAYTASWQPRLNTIDAVSWVNYSANYSGGYQWRNSPRGSQLGATVSNNFSLNQTLDFDLRSLLNRMDWYSNLQNEETDSRPSSAPQDTTSGYSEEQLGEDLANIGKKSLAAILSLQSLDVSFNISKSALQNGYSGGSTLFDMFNSSPGDFSPPFSYRTGVTDNIGRSRLIDNPNDNTSLQLPSNRNLTDDITVGARFAPFDNFTIDLTWNTEWKRNRTKSITIDPNQSISSVSNQNGMIGSSVWAFGGGYSSLFREQLSTAFEDINNGSTVINDSQGNNDGESVLGRKTLQNDFRRAYLGAGKGAIGNRSFTPFPMPNWRITWTGIESFFPLIGDAMSRASITHNYKGQYRLGWVFNSDTSLLPDFSVGAYSVSNPRPEFDPNSISVEKKFSPLLGLNITWNSGFRTNFQYEYSQITSLALSNSTVIERLSKGIKLSFAYTLRDFKIPLFPRVRNAIDITINGSLLEDKETKYELDSDLGKALSAGPSVIKKDVSNADFSGTTTGGQKRINGSAIIGYQFSQTVKANFEYNYNRLIPKTSGVFGRTDHDIRFNIVVSIRSN
- the lnt gene encoding apolipoprotein N-acyltransferase, yielding MNKLSAFWDNKWALTLSAGLLLGLSWPPIPLPFLVFPAFVLIFRITDLADSARAAAYWTYPAFLIWNIITTYWLVMATVAGGVAAILANAVVMTLPVMGQYKVQELKLPGWLIALFQTAFWLSFEYLHHQWDLAWPWLTIANAWSNVPQLVQYISVTGFWGISFWVLFSSALAYRIIKKPSRSLKITLVCVLFAFPLWSLVSGSINPTKKVVNTQEVVVVQPNFDSYLQYGGLDSPQKANQHLLQLSDSVRTSKTDLIVWPENAIQSSIYNRRNISKGSNSTKQLLKQKAREWNTTFIAGATYYEYYDSDETPSLPYKSNRGAYLPFNAALGFHSDTASLGDSSIDVYRKHNLVPIVERVPFIHFLNAADVFNWISWNQNQGYGKGHQANQFSVGNTQTPALICYDSVYPSWVRKYVNDGAGYLTIITNDGWWGNTSGHEQHYAYARLRAIEFGRWVVRSANNGISGIIAPNGSIKKETPYWEQTAFNYQVPVLNTQTLYARFGDWLPILMLIFSALGIGWVGYRNSKDNGTN
- the rsmI gene encoding 16S rRNA (cytidine(1402)-2'-O)-methyltransferase, which gives rise to MSTLYIVATPIGNLDDISSRAQEVLESVAAIGCEDTRTSGILLNHLGIDTKTFAFHQHNEHQKVEHLINMLDGRQPVALISDAGMPGISDPGFLAVRAAHQAGHSVSVIPGPDAATTALVASGLPCEKYVYEGFLPQKKGRQKRLKKLAEEDRSVVLYESPYRLHKLLEELRKYMGDRRMAAVCRELTKKFEEVVRGSLKSVADTFALRDEIKGEIAIVIAPKDYSE
- a CDS encoding VOC family protein, with protein sequence MADFTPSGINHMTIRVNDIERAEEFYGDVLGFDLIRKMGKSMSVYQIGDEDTLVLVEAETSYDTSSSDYRVDHFGFYLDSEEEVDEMAEYLRDQEVTILSGPANRKRGRFVFISDPDGNMIELFYEEDEE
- a CDS encoding nucleotide exchange factor GrpE → MSESKKEVSEQEAAEIEEQEQEVSEEQSEEELPYQNFNEDELREMLVAREEELSELEQEVNELKDDRLRKVAELENYRKRVKRERSQVYETAKARALEDFLEINDDIQRTLGAAEELDVNETFFDGVQMVAKKLQEILRKNDVQRIDQEGVPFDVDLHDAMMRRKPEDDSIESDIVLNVVESGYRMGDRTIRHAKVIVSE